Part of the Paenibacillus sp. JNUCC32 genome is shown below.
CGCTGCTGGGCCTGATTCCGGCCATCAGCGCGGGCTGGATCGATGCTTCATCCCTTATTATCGACGCCAAATCCGGCGTGTCCGGTGCAGGACGGGGAACGAGCCTGATGACGCATTATGCTGAAATCAACGAGAACTTCAAAGCCTACAAGGTGAATAAGCATCAGCATATTCCCGAGGTCGAGCAGGTATTGACGCAGGTAGCGGGCGAACCGATCACGGTCACCTTTACGACGCATCTGGTACCGATGACGCGGGGGATCATGAGCACCATGTATGCCACGCTGAACGGTCCTTACACGGAAGAGGATTTCATTGAACTGTACCGCCAGTATTTCAAGGATCGTAAATTTGTGAGAATCCGCGACCTGGGCGTATGGCCTGCAACAAAAGAAGTCAGCGGGTCGAACTTCTGCGATATCGGCTTTGCGGTGGATGCGCGCACGAACAGAGTGACCATTATATCGGTCATTGATAATGTGGTGAAGGGTGCGGCCGGGCAGGCGATCCAGAACCTGAATTTGATGATGGGATGGGAGGAGAGCCTCGGACTTACGTTTACGCCGATTTATCCGTAAGCGGCTGGGGATACAGACATGGGAGAGAATACGTTTGCGATTATCGATGGGGGCAGCATCGTAACGCCGCAAGGCTTCAAGGCTGCCGGGCTCCACTGTGGACTTAAGAAGACCGACCGTAACGACCTGGGCGTCATTGTATGCGATGTGCCTGCCGTGGCGGCTGCCGTCTATACGACGAACCTGTTCCAAGCGGCACCGCTGAAGGTAACGCGTGAAAGCTTGGAGGACGGCAAGCTTCGCGCGATTGTCGTGAACAGCGGGAATGCCAATGCCTGCACGGGCAAGCAGGGCGAAGAGGATGCATACACGATGCGCGCCAGCACGGCTGCGCAATTCGGCCTGGACGTGAACGATGTGGCCGTTGCTTCGACGGGTGTCATCGGGGAGCTGCTGAAGATGGACCGAGTATCCTCCGGTATTGCCGGCTTGCCTGCACGGCTCAGCGGCGAAAGCGAAGGGGCTGAAAGCTTCAGCCAAGCGATTTTGACAACCGATCTGGTAAAAAAGGAAGCCTGCGTTACCGTACAGGTTAACGGCACGAAGGTGACCATCGCCGGCACGGCGAAGGGATCGGGGATGATTCATCCGAACATGGCGACCATGCTCGGATTCATGACGACGGATGCGGTCATTGGTCAGGAAGCGCTGCAGCAGCTGCTGCGCCAAACGACCAACCTGACCTTTAATATGATTACGGTGGACGGCGATACAAGCACCAACGATATGCTGGTTGCGATGGCCAGCGGCCTGGCGGGGCATGACGTGTTAACGCCGGAGCATCCGGATTGGGATGCATTCGCAGCCGGCTTCCACTATGTGTGCCAGCAGCTGGCGAAGGCAATCGCGCGTGACGGAGAGGGAGCTTCCCGCTTGATCGAGGTTCGCGTGGACGGCGCCGAAAGCGACGATGACGCGCAAGCGATCGCCAAGACGATCATCGGCTCCAGCTTGGTCAAATCGGCGGTGTTCGGTGCGGATGCCAACTGGGGACGGATCATTGCGGCTGTGGGCCGCGCAGGCCGTCCGGTCAATCCGGAGACGGTGGATATTGCCATTGGCCCGATTTCGGTGCTGGAGCAGTCAAGGCCCGTCGCTTTTGACGAAGATGCGGCGCTGGCTTACCTTCAAGGCGACACCGTGGATATCGACGTGAAGCTGCATATCGGCAGCGGGTCGGCTACGGCTTGGGGCTGTGATTTAACCTATGACTATGTCCGCATTAATGCGGCTTATCGTACTTAGATAACTAAAAAATCAGGACGGAGGAGATGGATATGAAGAGCACGATCGATCAGGAGAATTCGCAGCCGGTTCAAACCTCAAGCGCGGATACGTTTGTGATGAAATGCGGCGGCAGCACGCTCGCGGCCCTTCCGGACAGCTTCTTCGAGGATTTGAAGAATCTGCAGGATAAAGGGGTTAACCCTGTTATCGTGCACGGCGGCGGTCCCGCAATTTCCGGCAACCTGGAGAAACTCGGCATCGAGACCGAGTTTGTGAACGGTCTGCGCAGGACGACGGAGGATGTGCTGGACGTCGTGGAGATGGTGCTTGCGGGCACCATCAATAAACAGATCGTACGACGGATTCAAAGCGTGGGCGGTTCTGCCATCGGCTTGTCCGGTTCGGACGGCGGGCTCATCGAGGCCAAACCGGTAACGAACCATGCGGAGGTTGGCTGGGTCGGCGACGTTACGCTGGTGAAGTCATCGATCCTGAGCGGCGTGCTGGAGATGGGGTACATGCCGGTGGTTGCGCCGATCGGCGTGGATCCATCCGGTCAGCGCTATAACATCAATGCCGATACCGCAGCTGGTGCCGTGGCTTCTCATCTGGGCGTTAACCGGATGATCGTTGTCACCGACGTGCCGGGGATCATGAAGGGATCGGGCGGCGAGAAGCGGGTGCTTCCGACCGTAACGGTGCAGGAGATCGAGGATATGATCGGAACGGGCGAAATCTATGGCGGCATGATACCGAAGGTAAGAGCAGCCATCAGCTGCATTCACGGCAAAGTGAGCGAGGTCGTCATCGTGGACGGAAGCGAGCGGAACGTGCTGAGCCGGGTGCTTGGAGGCGAAGTGCTGGGTACGCGCATCGTGCGGATGTAGATTTAGATTCGAGATTGTAGAATATAACGGCTTCAACGGAGAAGGTGGAATTGTTCTGGAGAAGCAGCGCGGTCGCCTTTGCCTCCGGAATTTATCCTTGATTACATGATTCCATGAAAATCTGTGGGCAACAGGGATCGGAGGAATGATCCGAATTCGCAGTGTTGGTTAAGCTTAATGGATGTTCATATCGTAGGACGGTTCAAACGTGAAACACGAAGCAATGCCAAATGCAAAGGAGTGTGTGAAGGCTATGGGAAAAGAAGCAGCAGGCGGTATCAAGGCAGCTAATGAAAGCTCGTTGTTCCAAACGTACGCCAGATACCCAATCGCCCTGGTCAAAGGGGAGGGCAGCTGGCTATGGGATGATCAAGGCAACAAGTATCTTGATTTTATGGCCGGTCTGGCGGTAACGAATCTCGGCCATGCCCCGGTAAAAGTGAAAGAGAAGCTGAAAGCCCAGCTGGATGAATTGTGGCATGTCTCGAACCTGTTCCACATTCCGGGCCAGGAAAAAGCAGCCGAGCTGCTGACAGCCAACACCTGCGCGGATGCGGTCTTCTTCTGCAACAGCGGGGCCGAAGCGAACGAAGCTGCCATTAAGCTGGCACGCCGCTACCATCAGAAGGTGAAGGGAACGGGACGCTACGAGGTCATTACGTTTACCCAGTCCTTCCATGGTCGGACGCTGGCTACGCTGACGGCCACCGGCCAGGATAAGGTGAAGGAAGGCTTCCTCCCGCTTCCGGCAGGCTTCAAAAGCGTTCCCCTGCATGACCTTCCGGCGCTGGAAGCAGCCATTAACGACAATACCGCAGCCATCATGATCGAGATGGTGCAGGCGGAGGGCGGCGTGCATCCGGTGGAACCGGAATTCCTTCAAGCCGTCACCGGGCTGTGCAAGAAGCACGGACTGCTGCTGATCGTGGACGAGGTGCAAACGGGCATGGGCCGGACCGGCAAGCTGTTTGCGCACGAGCATTACGGCATCGAGCCGGATATTTTCACCGTGGCCAAAGGGCTCGGCTCCGGGTTCCCGGTAGGCGCGATGCTGGGCAAGGCTTACTTGCGCGAAGCCTTCACGGCAGGAAGCCATGCCACGACGTTTGGCGGCACGCCGATTGCGAGCGCCGTCATCCAGGCCACCATCGAGACGATGCTGGAAGACAACGTGCCGCAGCGCGCGGCCGAAGCCGGAGAATATTTGATGACGAAGCTGAATGAGAGCCTGGGCAGTCATCCTTTTGTGAAGGCGATCCGGGGGAAAGGCCTGCTGATCGGCATCGAATGCGTCGAATCGGTTGGGGAGCTGGTGCTGAAAGGACAGAGCCGCGGGCTGCTGTTCGTAACGGCAGGACCGAACGTGATCCGGCTGCTTCCGAATCTGTACGTCACGAAACAAGAGATCGACCAGGCGGTGTCGATCGTTACGGAACTTATACATGAACATACGGCGGTTAGCCAAGCATAGAAGAATCGTGCAGCAGCATTATGGACAATAACAGCATGGTTAAGGAGGACTGAAGAATATGGCCGCTAGCGGACAATTGAAGGAATTAAGCCTGAAAGGGCGGGATATGATCGAGCTGGACGAATACTCGACGGAAGAGATTCAGTTCTTGCTCGATTCGGCAATCGAGATCAAGCGCAAGCAGAAGAACGGGGAAGTCTATCAGCCGCTGAAAGGCAAGACGATCGGCTTGATTTTTGAGAAGTCGTCCACGCGGACGCGGGTTTCGTTCGAAGCTGGGATGTTCCAGCTGGGCGGACATGCACTATTTTTGAGCAAAAACGATATTCAGCTCGGACGCGGCGAGCCGATCAGCGATACGGCACAGGTGATGTCCCGTTATCTGGACGGCCTGATGATCCGTACCTTCGGGCACGACAACGTGGTCAACCTTGCGAAATATGCTTCGATTCCGGTCATCAACGGCCTGAGCGACATGGCGCATCCATGTCAGGTGCTGGCTGATTTGCAGACGGTGCTGGAGCACAAGGGCAAGCTGAAAGGCCTCAAAATGGCCTTTATCGGCGATGGCAACAACATGGCGCATTCGCTCCTGATCGGCGGTGCCAAGATGGGCATGCATGTGGCCGTGGCCAGTCCGAAGGGCTATGAGGCGGAAGCCAGCATCGTGAAGCTGAGCGAGGAAATCGCGGCGCAAACGGGCGGCAAAATCACGATCACCCAAGACCCGCTCGAAGCCGCGAAGGATGCAGACGTGATCTACACGGATGTATGGGCAAGCATGGGCTTTGAAGAGGAGCAGGCACAGCGGGAAGCCGCCTTTGCGGACTACCAGGTGAATGAGGAGCTGGTGAAAGCAGCTAAGCCGGATTACTTGTTCCTGCATTGCCTCCCGGCCCACCGCGGCGAAGAGGTCAGCGAAGGCGTGATCGACGGTGCCAATTCCGTCATTTTCGATCAGGCGGAGAACCGTCTCCATGCCCAGAAGGCTTTGATGGTTGCTTTGATGGCATAAAGCCGCCGATGACCAGCGAACATTCTCTATGAAAATGCGTCAATGGACGTTTTCTTTAGTATAATGAAGGACAGGGTTGTTAGTAACAAAGAGAGGGAGTTAAACCATGGCAAAACAAAAAATCGTACTGGCGTATTCCGGCGGTTTGGATACGTCCGTCATTCTGAAGTGGCTGAAAGAAACCTACGATGCGGAGATCATTGCCTTCACGGCCGATATTGGCCAGAAGGAAGAGCTGGACGGACTTGAGGAAAAAGCGCTGGCGACCGGCGCCTCCAAAGTATACATCGACGATCTGCGCGACGAATTTGCGAATGATTTCATCTTCCCGATGTTCCAGGCGGGTGCCATGTACGAAGGGCAGTACCTGCTCGGCACCAGCATCGCGCGCCCGTTGATCGCGAAACGCATGGTGGATATCGCACGTGCCGAAGGCGCGACGGCAATTGCGCACGGCGCTACGGGCAAAGGGAACGACCAGGTTCGTTTTGAGCTGGGCGTAGCCGGCTTGGCACCGGACATTGAAGTGATCGCGCCTTGGCGCATCGAGGAGTTCCGAAACTCCTTCCCGGGACGCGCGGAGATGATCGCTTACGCGGAAGCGCACGGCATTCCGGTAACGGCATCCGCTGCGAAATCCTACTCCATGGACCGCAACCTGCTCCATATCAGTTACGAGAGCGGTGTGCTGGAGGACCCTTGGTTCGATGCAAGCGCAGAGGACAGCAAGGATATGTACCTTCTTAGCGTATCGCCTGAGGATGCGCCGGATGAGGCGGAATACCTCGAGCTTACGTTCGAGCAAGGGAATGTCGTTGCGCTGAACGGCGAGTCGATGAGCCCGCTGCAAGTGATGGAGAAGCTGAACGAGCTGGGCGGCAAGCACGGCATCGGTCGCGTGGACATGGTGGAGAACCGCTTCGTCGGCATGAAGAGCCGCGGCGTCTATGAGACTCCTGGCGGCACGATCCTGTTCACTGCTCATCGCAAAATGGAGTCCATCACGATGGACCGTGAAGTGATGAACCTGCGCGACAGCCTGATTACCCGCTACAGCACCTTGGTTTATAACGGCTTCTGGTTCGCGCCGGAGCGTCTGGCATTGCAGGCGCTGGTGACAGAGAGCCAGAAGAACGTTACGGGTACGGTGCGCGTGAAGCTCTACAAAGGCAATGTGATCGGCGCAGGCGTGAAGAGTCCGGTGAGCCTGTACAACCCGGACATCGCCACGATGGAAGCCGATCCGACGCAAGCTTACGATCAAGGCGACGCTACCGGCTTTATCCGCTTGAACGCATTGCGTTTGAAAGTGGCAACCGGCGTGAATCAGAATCAATAAAACAGTCTGAGGGCCCGTTTAACGGAACAGCGCATCGGATAGAGCGCGGTAACAACGCGGCCGAAGGATACATGATATGATGCCTTATGTCTTATATCCGGTAATTGATCGAATATAAGCGTATGGCTATGGACGTACTAGTAATGAACAGGCTGAAGGCCGTTTTCATGCTGGAGAGCTCCGTCGATTCTCGTGCAACGGGATGAACGGAACCTCTTAAGCGGGAAGCGGCCCTCTGCCTTAAATCAGAGAGGGGCAAGTGTTGTGAGCAAGTTATGGGGCGGACGCTTTACGAAGCAGACCAACGCATTGGTGGAGGAATATACGGCATCCATCGGTTTTGACAAGCAGCTGGCCGAGGAGGACATCCAGGGAAGCCTTGCGCATGTGTCCATGCTGGGCAAATGCGGCATCGTGCCGGCGGAAGACGTGGAGACGATCAAGACAGGATTGGGCAAAGTGCTGGAGCGCATCCGTGAGGGCAGCATCGAGTTCTCCGTATCGGATGAGGATATCCATATGAACATCGAGAAGAATCTGATCGAGGAAATCGGACCTGTCGGCGGCAAGCTCCACACGGGACGCAGCCGCAACGACCAGGTGGCAACGGACATGCACTTGTATTTGCGCAACCGCGTCGTGGCGTTGACCGGCATGCTGCACGAGCTGCAGACCGCGTTGATCGGGCAGGCGAAGGATAACCTGGATACGATTATTCCGGGGTATACGCATCTGCAGCGTGCGCAGCCGATTCTGTTCGCGCATCATCTGATGGCTTACATGTCCATGTTCCAGCGGGATATCGACCGTCTGATCGACAGCTATAAGCGCATTAACGTGCTGCCGCTCGGGGCAGGCGCGCTTGCGGGCACAACGTTCCCGATCGACCGCCATTTCGTGGCGGAGCAGCTCGGTTTCGACGGCGTTTACGAGAACAGCCTGGATGCGGTCAGCGACCGCGACTTTATCCTGGAATTCCTCTCGGATGCTTCCATCATCATGATGCACTTGTCCCGCCTGAGCGAGGAGCTGGTGCTTTGGAGCAGCACCGAGTTCAACTTCGTCGAGCTGGATGATGCGTTCTGCACGGGCAGCAGCATTATGCCGCAGAAGAAGAACCCGGACGTGCCCGAGCTTGTCCGCGGCAAAACCGGACGGGTATACGGCAACCTGATGGGTCTGCTTACCGTGCTGAAGTCGCTGCCGCTTGCTTATAACAAGGACATGCAGGAAGACAAAGAGGGCATGTTCGACACGGTGGCTACGCTGGAAGGCGCATTGCAGCTATTCGCGCCGATGATCGCCACGATGAAGGTCAACAAAGGCCGCATGCGCGAAGCAGTGAACACCGACTTCTCGAATGCAACGGATATTGCGGACTTCCTGGTCGGCAAAGGGCTTCCGTTCCGCCAGGCGCACGAAGTGATCGGCAAGACCGTATTGTACTGCATCCAGAACAACAAATACCTGCTGGACCTGACGCTGGACGAATTCAAGCAGTTCTCCGAGCTGTTCGACGACTCCATCTATGGCGTGCTTCAACCCGAGACGGTGGTCAATGCGCGTAACGTTTACGGCGGCACGGCAACCGAGCAGGTGAAAGCGGCGATCGACCGCAGCGTGCAGATCCTTCAGGTCACGGAAGAATGGCTGGGTCTCCGCCAGGGGAATGTAGAGTAAAGGATACAGAAAACTTGAAGTAGTAAAAATAAAGGTGGATCGGCAAAAGCTATATTTGCTGATCCACCTTTTGTTGTGTAACGATGAGATTCGTTGAACGAGGGATTGCCTAAAATCCTCTCATGAAGAGAAGTGCACCCAGTACACCCCATGGAACTGCGAATGAACCGCAAGCACGTTCATGGCGTGGATATTATGGGTTCATCAGGCTTTCAACGGAAGCCATTTCAGAACATCCTGGATATGGGTATCCCAATATCCCCAATCGTGGCCGCCCGGGCCTTCCTGATACGTGAGATCCAGGGAGGTTGCTTCGCAGGCTTTGCGGAATGCTTGATTGTCTTGGTAGAGGAAGTCTTCCGTACCGCAGCATTGAAACAGCAGCGGCTTCGGTCCCTCGGAGCGGTCCACTTCCTGAAGCAGCCACAACAGGTCATTGTCGGTGCCGGTAATGTCCCGATCTCCGTAGACTAAACGATGCTCAAACAAAGCCTCGTTCCTATTAATATGACCCGCCATGTCGAGCGCGCCCGACAGGCTGGCAGCAGCGGCGAAGGATTCGGGACAGCGAAGGGCAAGCTTGAACGCCCCGTAGCCGCCCATGGACAACCCGGCGACGAAGTTATCTTCCCTCGCGTGGGATAACGGGAAGAAGGAACGGGCGATGGACGGCAGCTCCTGGCTGATATAGGTCCAGTATTTGCCGCCGTATTCCATGTCGGTATAGAAGCTGCGATGCACTTGCGGCATAACGACGGCAATGCCCATCTCGGCCACGTAGCGTTCGATGGAGGTTCTGCGCAGCCAGATGGAATCGTCGTCGGACAGGCCGTGCAGGAGGAAGAGCGTCGGATGCAGACCGCTTTTGGCATGATTCGTCATGCCGATTTGTGAAGAGGTTTGCTGAGGGAGAATGACGGTCATGGACGTGCTGAGACCGAGCACCTCCGAGTAAAAGTGACATTGCATAAGAGCCATGGATTATGTATCCCCTTTCATTTTTGAAAATGAGAGATCAAAGTGACGAGCCTATTAGGATCATATCACAATCGATCCCCCTTGCTCCAAGTAAATCTAAGTCATCGTCTGCGGCGGGCGAGCACGGATTTAAAGTCTGCTGCATTCGGAAGCTTCGCCATTCTCCAGGAGCATAAAGGCGGCCGGCGACCGAGTCGAAACGGATGGAATGAATCCGTGCATAAAACGCCTCGGTCTTCAGACCGAGGCGAGGTTCAGCCATCGGGCTGTTCTATGATGCGCTGCGTTGTGTTATCTTAGAGGGAGATTATGGCTCCATCTGGTGGAGGATTCAATAGCATAGATTTAGAAGTTTAGCGAGTGTCCAATTAAGATATAGCATGATGATCCTATTTGTGAATCTGGAGGAGTATGCTTATGATACCACATGACGATAAACTGTCCGATCTGAAGATTACGGGAACCGGCAGCTCAAGCGGCGGCCAATACGGCAAGGTGCGAATCGATGGTGCCGGGCAGGTGAATGGAGATTTGGATTGCCGGGAATTAACAGGCAACGGAACGATGAGTTTGAACGGCGACGTAGCTGCCGACAAGATTCGCGTGAACGGTTCGGGAACCATTAAGGGGACGGTGGACGCGGAGGAGCTGCATGTAGCCGGCAGCCTGAGCGTGAAGAGAGGCGTGCGCAGCCGATCCATTTTTATCGGGGGGCATTGCAGCATTCACGGTGATTCCGAATCGAAGAGGCTTGATGTAACCGGAAACCTGAGAAGCCATGGTGACGTGCGGAGTGAGACGGCCACGTTTCATGGGGGCTTCAAGATCGATGGCCGCCTGCATGTAGGAACAGCGGATATTCGGCTGTTGGGCCGCTGCCTTGCGCAGGAAATCGTCGGAGACCGGATCACGATCCGCAAAAAAGGAAAGCGTCTCTGGGAGATGCTGTCCCTGCCATTACGGGGAACGCGGCTGGAGGCACGCATTATTGAGGGCGATGTCCTGGATCTAGAGTATGTCGAAGCCGATATCGTCCGCGGCAACCGGGTGATTCTCGGCCCAGGGTGCGAGATTCGGCAAGTGGAATACCGGGATGAATTGACGCAGCATCCGGAAGCCCAGGTCAGAGCATCCCGGCGGTTTTAAGTTTTAAGGGCGACATTGGGCCAAACATCCGGGCATAGGCCGAATAGATGGCAAGGAGGCAGCGATATGGTGCATAATGGAACAGCCGTAGATAGACCCGGTGTTTCCATAACGGGTGACGGTGTCGTTGGCGGCGGTATGGTCGGCAAGCTTCGGATAAACGGTGAAGGCGTCATTCATGGCGACACGGATTGCCATCTGCTAAGCTGCAACGGCAGCGCGGTCATAAACGGAAGCCTGCTCGGAAGGCAGGCTAGAGTGAACGGCCATGTGAAGGTGTCCCATCATGTCCAGATGGAGCACGTCCGGGTGAATGGAAGCTTGGATGCCGGCGGAAGCGTTAGGATCAGCCGCATCGGAATCAATGGCGGCTTGAGCACGGGAGCCGATCTGTTTGCGGTCAAAGGCGTCGTGAACGGTACCCTGGATGTTGGCGGCAACCTGGAAGCCGAAGAGATGACGGTCCGCGGCATACTACGCGTGAGCGGGTCCGTGATAGCTCGGGAATTGACGCTGAGGCTCGTTGCGCAAGCCTCGCGCGTCAACGAACTCCGAAGCCGCACGGTCTTCGTAGCTCCAACGGTGCTGGCCAAATGGTTCCGTTCCTCACGGATCGGATATCTGAATGCCGAGCTGGTTGAAGGCGAGGATATCCGTCTGGAGAATACGAGCGCGGCCATTGTCAGGGGCAGTAGAGTCCATATCGGAAAGAGCTGCTCCATCGGCCGGGTGGAATATACCGAGACGTTCAGCGCAGATGCCCAGGCGGAAATCGGAAGCTATTATAAAATCGATGCACGACATTAAAATAACGGCAAGGAAAACAGCCCGTATTCGCGATTCGATTCGCGAATGCGGGCTGTTTCGTGCCAGCTTCGATTTACGGAGCGCTGATACCGTCCTCAACGACTTCCTCTTTGGGCGTTTCGTTCGCATCCGGCAGCGGGACCTCGTTCGTCGGATTGATGGCAACGATGCTGTTCTGGGGACGGTAGGTATCCTTGGATATTTTCACGTTCTCCACGACCTTCCCGTTCACTTTCTTGGTTCGGTAGGTTTCTACCACATAACCTGGTTTCCCGTTCTGAACCACCTGCTTCAATCCCGGCGGCAGCGAGTTGTTGTGGATGACCTTTTCCGGCGAAGGCAAGGTTTCAATCGTGGTGGATACCAGCTCGTATTCCGTATTTTCCGGGAAGGTGCCGAACATCTTCAGCGTTAAATTGCCGTGCGATACCTCGGACAGGATAAGCAGGTGCTTGCCTGTATTGTTTCGGAAGCGAAAGTTGATCGCCCCTTCGGCAAAGGTGGCGTCCTGTCCCTTGGGCAAGTAGCTGACCGGAAGGGAATGATTCCGCCTTTCGGTGATCTCCAGCCCGATCAGCAGGGCGGCATGATAC
Proteins encoded:
- the argB gene encoding acetylglutamate kinase, whose translation is MKSTIDQENSQPVQTSSADTFVMKCGGSTLAALPDSFFEDLKNLQDKGVNPVIVHGGGPAISGNLEKLGIETEFVNGLRRTTEDVLDVVEMVLAGTINKQIVRRIQSVGGSAIGLSGSDGGLIEAKPVTNHAEVGWVGDVTLVKSSILSGVLEMGYMPVVAPIGVDPSGQRYNINADTAAGAVASHLGVNRMIVVTDVPGIMKGSGGEKRVLPTVTVQEIEDMIGTGEIYGGMIPKVRAAISCIHGKVSEVVIVDGSERNVLSRVLGGEVLGTRIVRM
- the argJ gene encoding bifunctional glutamate N-acetyltransferase/amino-acid acetyltransferase ArgJ, translated to MGENTFAIIDGGSIVTPQGFKAAGLHCGLKKTDRNDLGVIVCDVPAVAAAVYTTNLFQAAPLKVTRESLEDGKLRAIVVNSGNANACTGKQGEEDAYTMRASTAAQFGLDVNDVAVASTGVIGELLKMDRVSSGIAGLPARLSGESEGAESFSQAILTTDLVKKEACVTVQVNGTKVTIAGTAKGSGMIHPNMATMLGFMTTDAVIGQEALQQLLRQTTNLTFNMITVDGDTSTNDMLVAMASGLAGHDVLTPEHPDWDAFAAGFHYVCQQLAKAIARDGEGASRLIEVRVDGAESDDDAQAIAKTIIGSSLVKSAVFGADANWGRIIAAVGRAGRPVNPETVDIAIGPISVLEQSRPVAFDEDAALAYLQGDTVDIDVKLHIGSGSATAWGCDLTYDYVRINAAYRT
- a CDS encoding acetylornithine transaminase → MGKEAAGGIKAANESSLFQTYARYPIALVKGEGSWLWDDQGNKYLDFMAGLAVTNLGHAPVKVKEKLKAQLDELWHVSNLFHIPGQEKAAELLTANTCADAVFFCNSGAEANEAAIKLARRYHQKVKGTGRYEVITFTQSFHGRTLATLTATGQDKVKEGFLPLPAGFKSVPLHDLPALEAAINDNTAAIMIEMVQAEGGVHPVEPEFLQAVTGLCKKHGLLLIVDEVQTGMGRTGKLFAHEHYGIEPDIFTVAKGLGSGFPVGAMLGKAYLREAFTAGSHATTFGGTPIASAVIQATIETMLEDNVPQRAAEAGEYLMTKLNESLGSHPFVKAIRGKGLLIGIECVESVGELVLKGQSRGLLFVTAGPNVIRLLPNLYVTKQEIDQAVSIVTELIHEHTAVSQA
- a CDS encoding alpha/beta hydrolase — its product is MALMQCHFYSEVLGLSTSMTVILPQQTSSQIGMTNHAKSGLHPTLFLLHGLSDDDSIWLRRTSIERYVAEMGIAVVMPQVHRSFYTDMEYGGKYWTYISQELPSIARSFFPLSHAREDNFVAGLSMGGYGAFKLALRCPESFAAAASLSGALDMAGHINRNEALFEHRLVYGDRDITGTDNDLLWLLQEVDRSEGPKPLLFQCCGTEDFLYQDNQAFRKACEATSLDLTYQEGPGGHDWGYWDTHIQDVLKWLPLKA
- the argC gene encoding N-acetyl-gamma-glutamyl-phosphate reductase — its product is MTDTNTVRVAIVGSTGYGGVELIRLLQAHPRVEITSVISSSTAGVPISDGFPHLTNIITRNLDGVNPAEIAEVADLVFAATPSGVSAKLVPELLDAGLKVIDLSGDFRLKDGAVYEQWYKHAAPSAELLEKAVYGLCEVFGEEVRDVDFISNPGCYPTATLLGLIPAISAGWIDASSLIIDAKSGVSGAGRGTSLMTHYAEINENFKAYKVNKHQHIPEVEQVLTQVAGEPITVTFTTHLVPMTRGIMSTMYATLNGPYTEEDFIELYRQYFKDRKFVRIRDLGVWPATKEVSGSNFCDIGFAVDARTNRVTIISVIDNVVKGAAGQAIQNLNLMMGWEESLGLTFTPIYP
- the argH gene encoding argininosuccinate lyase, producing the protein MSKLWGGRFTKQTNALVEEYTASIGFDKQLAEEDIQGSLAHVSMLGKCGIVPAEDVETIKTGLGKVLERIREGSIEFSVSDEDIHMNIEKNLIEEIGPVGGKLHTGRSRNDQVATDMHLYLRNRVVALTGMLHELQTALIGQAKDNLDTIIPGYTHLQRAQPILFAHHLMAYMSMFQRDIDRLIDSYKRINVLPLGAGALAGTTFPIDRHFVAEQLGFDGVYENSLDAVSDRDFILEFLSDASIIMMHLSRLSEELVLWSSTEFNFVELDDAFCTGSSIMPQKKNPDVPELVRGKTGRVYGNLMGLLTVLKSLPLAYNKDMQEDKEGMFDTVATLEGALQLFAPMIATMKVNKGRMREAVNTDFSNATDIADFLVGKGLPFRQAHEVIGKTVLYCIQNNKYLLDLTLDEFKQFSELFDDSIYGVLQPETVVNARNVYGGTATEQVKAAIDRSVQILQVTEEWLGLRQGNVE
- the argF gene encoding ornithine carbamoyltransferase, with amino-acid sequence MAASGQLKELSLKGRDMIELDEYSTEEIQFLLDSAIEIKRKQKNGEVYQPLKGKTIGLIFEKSSTRTRVSFEAGMFQLGGHALFLSKNDIQLGRGEPISDTAQVMSRYLDGLMIRTFGHDNVVNLAKYASIPVINGLSDMAHPCQVLADLQTVLEHKGKLKGLKMAFIGDGNNMAHSLLIGGAKMGMHVAVASPKGYEAEASIVKLSEEIAAQTGGKITITQDPLEAAKDADVIYTDVWASMGFEEEQAQREAAFADYQVNEELVKAAKPDYLFLHCLPAHRGEEVSEGVIDGANSVIFDQAENRLHAQKALMVALMA
- a CDS encoding argininosuccinate synthase; protein product: MAKQKIVLAYSGGLDTSVILKWLKETYDAEIIAFTADIGQKEELDGLEEKALATGASKVYIDDLRDEFANDFIFPMFQAGAMYEGQYLLGTSIARPLIAKRMVDIARAEGATAIAHGATGKGNDQVRFELGVAGLAPDIEVIAPWRIEEFRNSFPGRAEMIAYAEAHGIPVTASAAKSYSMDRNLLHISYESGVLEDPWFDASAEDSKDMYLLSVSPEDAPDEAEYLELTFEQGNVVALNGESMSPLQVMEKLNELGGKHGIGRVDMVENRFVGMKSRGVYETPGGTILFTAHRKMESITMDREVMNLRDSLITRYSTLVYNGFWFAPERLALQALVTESQKNVTGTVRVKLYKGNVIGAGVKSPVSLYNPDIATMEADPTQAYDQGDATGFIRLNALRLKVATGVNQNQ
- a CDS encoding polymer-forming cytoskeletal protein produces the protein MIPHDDKLSDLKITGTGSSSGGQYGKVRIDGAGQVNGDLDCRELTGNGTMSLNGDVAADKIRVNGSGTIKGTVDAEELHVAGSLSVKRGVRSRSIFIGGHCSIHGDSESKRLDVTGNLRSHGDVRSETATFHGGFKIDGRLHVGTADIRLLGRCLAQEIVGDRITIRKKGKRLWEMLSLPLRGTRLEARIIEGDVLDLEYVEADIVRGNRVILGPGCEIRQVEYRDELTQHPEAQVRASRRF